The Elusimicrobiales bacterium nucleotide sequence GCTACGGCTCGCGTGTTCTCCGCATATGCCGAAATTTACAAAGATAATGCTCTGTCCAATGTGGTGTGGCACATGCGAGGCATGTCTGAGTATTTGCAAACAGGCGATCCCCAAACTGGTCTTATTGAAGACATGTTAAACAGGTGTGAGGAACGAATATCCAGGGATCCAAAAACGGTATACTGCAGCGAGGAGGAAAATTTTAAGTGTAAACGTGAAATGCTTGATGTGATAGAGGAAGTTAAAAAGCGTGGGTTTGGATTCAAAGATGATAAATTGCTTGGAAACTTAGAACGTCTCATTGAGACCAAAATCCAAGTGAAACCGGCAGGAGAGGCTTCAACTCCATCATGATTGTATCTATAGCCAATCCAAATGCCTCGGAGTTTTTATAAAGGAAAATTCCGGGTAATCTGTGAAAATCTGTGTAAATCGGTGGATAAAACGTCGTTTTGTCCCTACGGGGCAGCAGTTTAATGGAGAATATGTCCAAACCCAAAGTCTTTCATGTGATTACGAAACTGGAGATGGGGGGGGCGCAGGGGAATACGCTTTATACCTGCGCGCATCTTGATAAGGAGCGTTTTGACGTCTCGCTCGTATGCGGGGAGGGGGGGATTATGGACGGCGACGCGCGCGCCGCCGGCTATCCGCTCCATTTTGTGCCTTCGCTGACGCGGGAGATAAATCCTGCCAGGGATGCCGCCGCGTTTTTCGCGCTGCGTGGCTTGTTCGCGCGGCACAAGCCGGAGATTGTGCATACTCATTCCTCAAAAGCGGGAATTCTGGGCCGGCTGGCGGCGAAGGCCGCGGGCGTGCCCGTCATCGTCCACACATTCCATGGCTTTGGCTTCACTCCGGCGCAGAATCCGGCGCTGCGCCAGTCATTTATACTGGCGGAAAAAAAGTGCGCCGAAATCAGCTCCGCGCTTATATTTGTATCCAAAGCGAATATGGACGAGGCCCGCAAGCTGGGCTTTCCCGCAGGAAACTGGCGGCTTATACGCAGCGGGATAGACCTCTCCGAATTTCCGCCCGCCGGTTTTGACGCCGCGCAGACCAGGGTGTCGCTGAACCTCTCGCATGAGGCGAGGTATGTCGTCTCCGTCGGAAATTTCAAGCCGCAGAAGAATCCGCAGGATTTGATAAAGATGGCGGCGCTGGTGGCGGCTAAAATCCCGGACGTCTATTTCGTTTTCACCGGCGAGGGCGAACTGCTGGAGCAGGCCAAAAGGCTCGCCCTGCGTTTTGAAATCACAAACCGCTGCCGCTTCCCCGGCTGGCGGCGCGACGTGCCGCATATACTGGCGGGCGCGTCGGCCTTTGCGCTGACATCTTTATGGGAGGGGCTGCCACGCGCCGCGGTTGAGGCGCTGCGCGCGGGCGTTCCCGGCGCCTATTACGACACCGACGGCGTGCGCGACATTATCGCCGACGGCAAAAACGGCTTTCTGGTTCCCAGGGGCGACTACGGCCTGGCGGCTGAAAAAATAACCGCCCTGCTTTCCGACAAGAACCTGCACGACGCCGTCTCCGCCGCCGCGCGCGCCACCGATTTGCGCGACTTTGACATCGCCGAAATGGTAAAATCCCAGGAGCGGTTGTATTGTGAATTATTATGTATTTAAGCGTGGTGCTGCCGGTTTATAACGAGCGGGAGAATATAGGCCCGCTGTCTTCCGAAATAGCGCGGATGCTGGACGCCCTCGGCAAGCCGTGCGAGGTTATTTTCGTTGACGACGGCAGCGCCGACGGCTCCTACGAGGCCGCCGCGCAAATCGCCGCCGGGGATGGGCGTTTCAGGGCCGCGCGGCTGGCGCGCAATTTCGGACAGACGGCGGCGCTGGCGGCGGGCATCGGCATGGCGCGGGGGGAATTCGTGGCCCTCATGGACGCCGACGGGCAGAACGATCCCGCAGACATTCCGGCCATGCTGGAGAAAGCCGCGCAATTCGACGTGGTCAGCGGTTGGCGCAGAAACCGCCGGGACGATTTTTTCCGCCGCGTGCTGCCCAGCCGCGCCGCCAACTGGATTATCGGCCAGGTTACCGGAGTGAAAATACACGACTACGGCTGCACCCTTAAAATATACCGGCGGCAGTGTCTGGCCTCGTTCAGGATATACGGCGAGATGCACCGCTTCCTTCCCGCGCTGGCCGCCGCCGCAGGCGCAAAAATAGCGGAGATGGAGGTGAACCACCGCCCCCGCGCGCGCGGCAAATCCAAATACGGGCTGGGGCGCACCGCCAAGGTGCTGCTGGACCTGGCGACGGTGAAATTCATGGGCGGCTATCTGGCCAATCCGATATATATTTTCGGCGGCTGGGGGCTGGCGTGCTGCTTTGCCTCCTGCGCGCTGGCGGCGGTTACGGTGTACAACAAATTCTTCAACCATATATTCGTCAAGGACCAGCCGCTTTTCATTGTGGCGATATTCCTGGGGCTTGTGGGGGTCCAGATGCTGCTGCTGGGGCTGCTGTCCGAGATAATCTCGCGCATTTATTTTGAAATCAACGACCGCGCCCCCTACCGCGTCGCGGAGAAAACGCCATGAATGATTACCGCGTGCCGGCGGATCTTAAATTCCGCGCGGCGGATATAATAGAGCAGGGCGGGCTGCGCTGCTCGCTGCGGCTGGAAGGCGATGCGCTGGCTGCGCTTTCGGACTGCGGCAAAATACTCGGAGCCGTAGTGGAGGTGGAGTTTTTCCTGGGCAGCGACGAGCTGTTCGCCGCCGGCTCCGTCAAGGGCCGGGCCGCGCTGCGCTGCCACCGCTGCCTGGAGGACTACGAGGCCGGCTTTTCCGCGCAGTTTGAACAGACCTTTTCGCCAGAAGCCGAAATTATTGATATAATGGATGAAGCGCGCCAGGCTCTGGTGGTTTCAACGGAGATACGGCAGTTATGCGCGCGGGACTGCAAAGGCCTCTGCCCCGTATGCGGGGCGAATCTGAATAAGGGCAGTTGCGGTTGCGCGCCGGCGCGGATTTTGCCGTTTTCCGAGCTGAGGGACAAGCTCTCCGGCGGAAAATAGGTTTATATAAAGCAAGGAGTCCGGACCATGCCAAACCCAAAACGACGCCATACCAGAGCCCGCCGGGACACACGCCGGGCGCAAAACTGGAAGTTGGTGGTTGGTTCCCTTTCCAAATGCCCCAATTGCGGGGTGAACAGGCAGCCGCACTGCGTCTGCCCGTCCTGCGGCTACTACAAGGACAAAGTGGTGCTTCCCAAAAAGGAAAAGAAGGACAAGGCCGCTCCGCCGGCCAAATAACCCAGCAAGATGAGAATCGCCATAGACGCCCACGGCGGCGACTTCGGCCTTGAGCCGAACATCGCCGGAGCGTTGCGCGCCGCGAAGGATTTCGGCGTGGAAATCGCCTTTGTCGGGGACGAGGCGGAGATCAATGCCGCCGTAAAGCGCATCTCGCCGCAGACGACGCGCGGAGTTTGCGTAGTCC carries:
- a CDS encoding glycosyltransferase family 4 protein; this translates as MSKPKVFHVITKLEMGGAQGNTLYTCAHLDKERFDVSLVCGEGGIMDGDARAAGYPLHFVPSLTREINPARDAAAFFALRGLFARHKPEIVHTHSSKAGILGRLAAKAAGVPVIVHTFHGFGFTPAQNPALRQSFILAEKKCAEISSALIFVSKANMDEARKLGFPAGNWRLIRSGIDLSEFPPAGFDAAQTRVSLNLSHEARYVVSVGNFKPQKNPQDLIKMAALVAAKIPDVYFVFTGEGELLEQAKRLALRFEITNRCRFPGWRRDVPHILAGASAFALTSLWEGLPRAAVEALRAGVPGAYYDTDGVRDIIADGKNGFLVPRGDYGLAAEKITALLSDKNLHDAVSAAARATDLRDFDIAEMVKSQERLYCELLCI
- a CDS encoding glycosyltransferase family 2 protein; this translates as MYLSVVLPVYNERENIGPLSSEIARMLDALGKPCEVIFVDDGSADGSYEAAAQIAAGDGRFRAARLARNFGQTAALAAGIGMARGEFVALMDADGQNDPADIPAMLEKAAQFDVVSGWRRNRRDDFFRRVLPSRAANWIIGQVTGVKIHDYGCTLKIYRRQCLASFRIYGEMHRFLPALAAAAGAKIAEMEVNHRPRARGKSKYGLGRTAKVLLDLATVKFMGGYLANPIYIFGGWGLACCFASCALAAVTVYNKFFNHIFVKDQPLFIVAIFLGLVGVQMLLLGLLSEIISRIYFEINDRAPYRVAEKTP
- a CDS encoding DUF177 domain-containing protein translates to MNDYRVPADLKFRAADIIEQGGLRCSLRLEGDALAALSDCGKILGAVVEVEFFLGSDELFAAGSVKGRAALRCHRCLEDYEAGFSAQFEQTFSPEAEIIDIMDEARQALVVSTEIRQLCARDCKGLCPVCGANLNKGSCGCAPARILPFSELRDKLSGGK
- the rpmF gene encoding 50S ribosomal protein L32; translated protein: MPNPKRRHTRARRDTRRAQNWKLVVGSLSKCPNCGVNRQPHCVCPSCGYYKDKVVLPKKEKKDKAAPPAK